The window AAGCTGGTCATGAGCCTAAGCACTTGGGAATTACAACGGATACAACACGATCAGTGTCATTGCTGCAAACATGGCGCGAAGAGCGTTCAGTCGTCCAACACTTGCTCCAGCAGCATCTCCACCGTGCTTGCCAATACATGAAGCTCAATGATGAGAAGAAACGCTCATTTCACAAGTTTTCGATGGCTGACAGTGTCTTCCCAAAGCTGTAATCATATGTGCAGACATTGGTTGCCCCTGCGCCAACTATAAGCTCTTTTCCAAGTTCTAGGGGCATTATCCCATCATCGAGAAGATAAACAATGTGGCCTATAAACTGCCATTTCCACCACAAGCTTTAGTCCATCATGTTTTTCATGTCTCACAACTCTGACAAGCACTTCTCCCTGGTACGGTTGTTGCTCCTGAACTTCCTATATGTTCCGACGAACTAGAAATTTCCGTGGAAGAACTATAGTTGATGTGGCACCAGAAGAATGGTTCAATGGTGGAACAAGTCAAGGTGCAATGGTCTGGCAATGCAGCGATGGGCACTATCTTGGAAGATTGCGTGATGCTCCAAGACCGTTTCCCAAATTTTGTCGCCTGGGATCAAGCCGCGACTCAAGAAGGAGGGATGTTAACGCCCTTGACCAGGAGGCCCCACTGTCCTCTCCCGCTGAACCCATGGGGTCAACGACGCCTCCTACGCTGCCCGATCCAACGCCTGATCTGGCTCCATCGAATGACCCGTTAGGAACAGACGGTCGACAAACGACCGCGCGCTATCCATGGTCGTTTCGCAATGGGTTCGAAGTCAAATATTTCTCCCAAAACGACCTCGAGCCCCACACTGTAGGGCTCAACATATGTCAACAAGCAGATGGGCATGAGGGACATAGAGCGGCGGCGCGTCTCAACGGATCTAGGGGTGGGTGGTGGGCGACGAATGGGGGAGAAGACTGGCTGTTGGCGTCATGAGAGCCCAACTCGCCCAAACAATAAGGCTCCAATCATCACATCACATAATTTCATGTCAGACAATTACACAAAGACAAAGAAAGACAAACATCAAAATCTTTTTTAGGTCAACATGCTTATATTCGTAAAACAACAAGGTTACAACCAATTCGCGCAGAAACAACTGGAGGGCATGAGAGAATATAACATTGTTGAAACTCTGCAGAAAAAACCTCCAACAACAAAAATATAAAATCAAGAAAGGTTTACAGATTTAAAGAAAAAAAGTTCATCCGTTTGAAAAAATATGTTCATATCtttaaaaaaggttcatcaattttgaaaaaagttcatcaatttgaaaaaaagttcattccaATTGAAAAAaacgttcatcaaatttgaaaaaagttcatagaaattgaaaaaaaattcatgTATTTTTAGAAAATTTCATGGAACTGAAAAAAAGTTCACTAATCAAAAAAGTTCATCCGTTTTCAAGAAAAATGTTCATTAAATTTCTAAAAAATACATcaatattcaaaaaagttcatcaatctaaaaaaagttcattaaattgaaaaaagttcattaaattCTAAAGTGTTCATAgaaattaaaaaaagttcatccattttcaaGAAAAATGTTCATTAAATTTCGAAAAAAATTCATCAATATTCAAAAAATTTCATCAATCtcaaaaaagttcatagaatttaaAAAAATCGTCAACCGGcgcctagatgggccggcccactgACGGACGCCACAGGCGCCACTTAACGAAATGCACGTTAACTGGCGCCTgtggcgccaaataggaaatgccgcACACCAGGGTAGCAAGCGGTACCACTGGTGGTGACTGGCGCGACCCTGTGTGGGTTGGGCCGGGAAAACAGCCTGCAGGCCCACCTTCTGCCAAAGCCCGGGACGGCGACCTTGAAATACCTCGCATTGGCGCCCAGTGTAACCGCCTCAACCAACAGcttccgcctcgccgtcgccggagccccTGCAAACCAAGAACCTTTCATCCCCACCGCCCTCCACCGCGCAGCGCCCACCTCCTCTGCCCTCCATCGCCGGCGACCGATGGATCAGTTCCCAGACCGGCACCACGTGCGGCTGCGGAGCCGCGCGCTCGGCGGGTACCTCCACGCCGCCGACGACGGGGAGAGCGTCGTCCTCCGCCGGAGCCGGGCCTCGCTGAACGCGGCGTGGGCGGTGCACCTCCGCCCCAACGGAGGCCGCGGCGTGCACCTGCTCCTGCACAGCGCCGCCTACGGCCGCTACCTCGCCGCCAACACGGCCGCGCCGGCGCCGCCCGGCCACCGCGGCTCACGCGCAGAGCAGCGCGACTACGACCATCCGGTGGTTCCGGACATCATGTGGGAGGCCGTCAGGGCGGGCTCCCAGGGCGACGTCATGCTCCGCACGGTCGGCGGCCACTACCTCCGGGCCAACGGCAGGTACCGCCGCTGGAAGAACGGCGTCAGCGTCGACGGCGACTACATCACCACCATGGCGCGCTGGGCTGTCGAGCGCATCCCCCGCAGAGAGGGCGCGCCTGCCCTTCCACCCCCGATTCCGGTgagctcgctcgctcgcccgccATGACTCTTCTCGCCTCTCAATTGCAATTCCCGGTCGCATTTGTGCTTCTTTGATCTCCTCAATATTTGTGCCATGACTCTTCTTTGTTCTTTGCGACTCGACTGCTGCAGATCCGCGTCCAGGGGCGCCTCTCCGGGATCATCTTCGGGCGGCAAGAGCGGGATGCATGGCGGACGATCCGGTTCTTCATCGAGAACGGCTTTTCCCAGGGGCTGTACCCGGAGAACGGCTGGCACAACTTCCCGTTCCTCGGGAGGTCCGTCTTCCACCTGAGCGAGGAACTCAGCATTCGCGTCCGCGTCCTCAACGGGAGGCCTGCCCCGCGGCTTCGTCACGTGGTGCCTTCCTTCggagaggcggacctgcccgacggCTTCGACATCTGTGTCCGAGCCGGCCGCCACGGGAGGCTCACCCCGCTCGTCGTCGACCTGccacgcggcggcgacggcgagacccTCGAGATTATCGTGGCGCTCTCCGGGACCCAAGGTCAGAGCCTCCCTCTCTCCATGTCACAACTTCTGCACATGACATTCAGATGTGGAAATGGAATGTGTTCGTTTCTGCACATGAGCTGTATTGCCTTCAGGTTTTGTACATGAGCTGTATTGATGATCTCTGAGATTTAGATAGTTGATGTTCTTCCTAGTTCCTACTTCCTACTGATCTTCTTTGGTGAGAAATGCACAGATATTGGTGTAGAAGTAGATACTGTTTACTGTATGAACATGACATTCGGAATCTTACTTTGGTGGAGTGCTAATCTGAGATCATGCTTGAAAGGGATATAATGATAGGTTTTGTTAGGATTGGGACCTGTCTGAAACTTTGAATGGATATAGTCGTAGGTGTCATGTCATGTGGATTTATCAGTCTGTAGATGGTCTGAACTCTGAACCTAGTAGCATGCTTCCGCACTCCTTTTATCGATTCAGATAATTCAGCTGGTCTGAACTTTGAAGATAGTACTAATCTGAAATGCCCAACCAAGTTCAGTCATCTCACTCCATCTTTGCAGAGAATATACTAAGTTACTATCCAGTGAACAAAATTCAGCTTGTATCCTGCTACAATAGATAGTGCATAGAATCTTAGTTTTCTGCACATCATATTGTTTCAGGTTTTGCCTTCATGATGTTATCATTATATTGTTATCGATTATTTGGCTGCCGCCTAACTGCCTCATTGTTTCTGCTGATCCAGTCTATCACGAGCTGCGACACCCCGATGTCGACGCACGTAGAGAAAGATCGGAGCAGGAGTCCTGAAAGTTCACCTGTTCACAAGTTTCGCCGCCTCGGATGCGATGACGGCAGAACTGGACGCCTACTTTTGCCTATGGGAATATAGGTTGAGAAAACTCGGCAACACTCGTGTTTCTTCTGCTAGTTAAATTTGCTCTGTTCCCCTGACAGGGCAGGGGTAAGCCCTGTCAATTTTTTACCTCCAAGGGCTGAACAATTTTGTAGTGATGCTGGTCATACTATAGTTGCTGCAGTGTCACTCTTCTGACATTCATCGTTGTGATGCGATTTTCACTGTGTGGTTCCTGCAATGAGTTGATAATTCTGCAACTTTTTGTAGATCATGCATTTTATGATAACTGGAAAATGTAGAGGTTTTTGCAGCGAGCTGATGGTCCTGCATTCCGTTTAGACTATGCATTTCGCGTGTAAATGAAAAACGCGGTCTGTTCTTCCTATGAGCTATCGATGGTGCTTTTAGTTATGCTGTTTTGTGTGTCGGCCAAGGGGGCAGGAAAGGGGTTTCTAATGTGTGAACAAGATTCAGATTTTATCCAGGAGCTCTACATGAAAGCTACTCCAGTTTATACTGTACACACTACACCTTCAAGTTTTGTACATCAGCTGCCTCCTTTGTCTTTTAATGTCTTGTTTTAGCAACAGATTGTTGAGAATTCAGAACAACACCTAAAAACCCAGCAGCTCGTGTGTTTCAGGCTTTCAGCTATCTATTCTGCCCTTGCGGTTCTAAACTTCAGAACCTGTGTGAACAGCTGGGTTTCTCTTAGATGAAGCATCTTTTAATATCAACCCTGATCTGGTGGTTCTTGCTGTGAGCTGAGCACCTGAGTTCAGATGTTTGCTGCTGTCATTTGGTTGTTCTTTTGCTGCGTTGTGTTCTCTTTAGTAATTCACTCTTTCGCGTGAGATCCATCGTacttcctctgtcccaaaatataagaacgtttttgacactagtgtagtttcagaaacgttcttatattatgggattgaGGGAGTATTTGATAGGGGTTTCGTGAAAAAGAAACGGTCACAAGTTTTTTAAAGCAAATTCACCAAACTGAATTTGCTCCTCTCTCTTACTACTACTATTGGGAAATTTGACCCCCTCAAGCTTAAGAATGTCTGTGAGGCACACACAGGCAACCAAGTGTGTAACTGATACTGTAATATGTACTGTTAATTATCAGATGGCTAGCATTTGCCAGTGATGTTTTTTCTTGTTCCGAATTCTGACGACGGTATATATGGTCACACACTCGGTAGCACCACATCATTCAGCGTGACAACGGCCTGTGGCAGATAGGGATGTAAGCTATGTTCAAGTGTTTTTTTTTTTAAACAAAAGCTATGTTCAAGTTCATACTAGTTGGGTACAGGCGTACAGCAAGACAAGAAGAGAAGAGCTTAATTTTTAGTCGTAGGAGCCAAACAGTTACAAACAAGATACACCGCGCGTTGTTGTGTGAATTGAATGCAGTTATTTCTATGAGATCCCGCGGTATGAAAGAAGAATACTTGTATCAGcaatactagcaaaagggcccgtgcattGAAACGGGAGATAAAAAATCATAATCTCCAATTGTCATGATCACATCTTGCTGCATCACCaagatacactatcactctcaatttcgcgaagttatgaacatttttaaaaattcatgaacatattGAAATCGCGAACAttattcaaattcatgaacacttttacAGATTTTTGAATATTTTCTAAAATCAACAACATTTtttcaattcatgaacattttatactatttgcaaacattttaaaaaaattgtgatttttttaattttatactatttgcaaacattttttaaaaattgtgaTTTTTTAACAATTTTTTTGAATTGGCGAACATTTCTAGAATGGACAAACATTGTTTTCgaaattggtggaacaatttttgaaattgacaaacatttttttgatttaacgaacatttttttaatcaaCTACTATTTATGAATGAATAAACAATTTTATAAGTTacgaacagtttttgaatttttaaaatatttttcctTCATGAACATTTGTCGAATTGGTgaaattttgttcaatttcattaacattttAATACACTAAGTTttcaaaaaatcatgaacatttttttatttccTGAACATTTGTTTTCACAATTTCGACCAGTTTTTGAATAAACAAATATTTTTTATAtaatcacgaacattttttgaatccacaaaAAATTGATGATGTATTAAAAATTTTATTTCAAAATTctcattttttttcaatttttggaACTTTTTAGATTTCCCAAATTATTTGAAGTAGAAAAAAGTTaaatagaaaagaaagaaaagaaaactaaaatCAGGGCCGCCCAAAACGGGCACGCTGTGTCTTCCCCCAGCGCACAGAGCGCAGTATAGGAGGATTACCCTGTGTGAAACGTTTTTTATCTACAACTTTGGGGGCAATTTTCAGGACGTACCGCCAGAAGCAATAGCCCCTTTATTATTAGGTATGTATGAGAATTGAAACCAAAGTACATGTATTTTTTATATTGGATTATTATATAGTTGTAAAATATTAATTGAGTATGAGTAGTGTGCATGGTGCTTGTTAGGGGGGGTCTTTTCCCATGGATAATGACATGGTGGAGTGGTATAGTTGCATGATGAGAGGATTAAATTTTGTGAGGTATGCATGGTAGCATGATGAATTGGCATAGTTTCATGTTAAGATACTTGATTTAGtgaggatgaactatttaggtatataAGATTTAGAGATTTATAGATGACATTATAGGAGTGGTTTGAGGATTATTTTTCCAGCATGGAGGAGCCATGGCCCCAACTCGCCCTTGCTGGCTCTGTCACTAGTTACTATCTACATCTAGGTTTCTTTGTCCGCatagtattttgggtcaaagtttgaccacacaTTTAACtagcaaaatattaatgcatgtcataaaaaattttggaagagagaagtgcatattacCCCCTCAACTATAGCCCTAGTCTAATATACACCCCCCAACTTCAATNNNNNNNNNNNNNNNNNNNNNNNNNNNNNNNNNNNNNNNNNNNNNNNNNNNNNNNNNNNNNNNNNNNNNNNNNNNNNNNNNNNNNNNNNNNNNNNNNNNNNNNNNNNNNNNNNNNNNNNNNNNNNNNNNNNNNNNNNNNNNNNNNNNNNNNNNNNNNNNNNNNNNNNNNNNNNNNNNNNNNNNNNNNNNNNNNNNNNNNNNNNNNNNNNNNNNNNNNNNNNNNNNNNNNNNNNNNNNNNNNNAACCAGGCGCAATTCAACCCTCCCCTCCCTGTTGACCGTTTTTGACATGTTCActgggtgaacagtaaattcaaaagaaataagaaaattcaaaaaaattatttttcaccgggtgaacagtaaattcagaaaaatgcaaaaaaacaaaaaaatttggTTTTtaaaatttttatttttttgaccggGTGAACAGTtattcagaaaaataaaataaattaaaatttctgaattatttttgcATGGACGATGTTTGAGTGCGTGATGTTCGTTCCAATTTTTAGCTTGTTCGGACATCTgaatagctctcagcaaaaaagacaaatgtgaCATTTGTGAAATAGTTAATTGTTCGTGTACCGTTTGGGCCGATTTTTTTTTGTTGAGATACCACTCAAAtgtccaaacaagctgaaaattgGCACATACATCACGCATTGAAAAATTGTCCACACAAAAGGGATTcggatttttttgaaaaaatagtatttttttaatTTACTATTCACCCGGTGAAAAATCGAAATCGTTTGTTGAATTTTATTTCCAACTTTTTTTTCCTGAATTTGTTGTTCACTCgttgaaaaatgatttttttttgtttttttagttacTATTCACCCAGTCAACAGGTCAAAACTGATCAACTGGGTCAAAACCGGTCAACGAGGAGGAGAGGATTGAATTCTGGCTGGTTTTGAGAGTTGNNNNNNNNNNNNNNNNNNNNNNNNNNNNNNNNNNNNNNNNNNNNNNNNNNNNNNNNNNNNNNNNNNNNNNNNNNNNNNNNNNNNNNNNNNNNNNNNNNNNNNNNNNNNNNNNNNNNNNNNNNNNNNNNNNNNNNNNNNNNNNNNNNNNNNNNNNNNNNNNNNNNNNNNNNAAAATAGACGGTATTGGAGTTGGGGGTGTATATTAGACTAGGGCTAGAGTTGAGGGgtgtaatatgcacttctctctttTTGGAATCATATTTGAATGTAGTTTTTAAATGTATTATTTTGCTACATATAACTTATAGTTTACTAGCATAATGCCCATGCATTGCTACAAAGCCATAAAAAAGACAACTTGGAGATCATCAAAGGATGATGGTGTATTGGGCTTTACATGGTTCATGATTGGAAAGAGAGCAAAACTGATCGTGGAGTGAGtcaagctttatttatttattggtGTGCAACACCTCCCCCTCCCCTGCCTCCCGGGTCGCACGCACGTCCGGCTCCGGGGGCTTCCCCAAACCCTAGGTCCAGCAGCCCCCAAATCCGCTCCCCCGGCAGCTCACTCTGTGCATATGAAAACTGAACCGAAAAACCATATCGAAAATAAAAACCGAACCGAATAAATTTTacggtttttatggtttctggttttggtatggtatgaacttttcataccgatttgaactttggtttttatggtatataccgaaaaaccgaACAGTTAACCGAATAAATCgaagtaaaaaataaatttatatttcttgagatgaacaaccatacaagttgtcatttttcttgtacatgagtcaaattccCTACTAAGCACATAATTTTTTCTTGTAAGATAGTCATTGTTCTCTTTTgaaaatgctaagcacgtccataaccatcaatAGATGAAtcagtgcatgcatatttacttacATATATAGTTATATAGTATTTGTGTAAAAGAaatatgtgttttgagtcataaatttgcaaattattattatgtcttttcaaattcgcgtcaactttggttattatggtatataccgaaaccatatcgaaataatttggtatataccaaaACCGAACAATATTTTAATTTCATACCGTATTTACCGAAGTATTGATACCGTACAAACCGAAAAACCGTATAAACCaaaccatgtaaaccgaataaaccgaacgcacagaGTGACCGGCAGCTGCCGCCGCCGGCGCTGGCGGTGGCGGCCGCGCCCGGCCGTCAAAGGCGGCGGGTGCTGGCGGTGCCCCTCGACGGTCTCCCTTCACGCGGAGTGGGTCATCCCCTAGGCAGCCATGGTGGTGGGGGTGACCGGCGGCGTGTCTCGTGGTGTTGGTCGCCCGTGCACGGCAGGGCGGTGGATCCAGGCGTGGTGTGCTGCAGGGTGGTGGATGTGGGTGGTGCGCCAGCTGCTGGTGGCGGCGGGCCCACCCAAGAAGGATCTTGGCGGGCAGTGGGTTGCTGCCTGCCTCCGTGTGAGGGGCGCGGTGTTGCCTCGAGAGGTCTAGCGTTGGGGTGTGCGTGGAGGTGCTGGTCAGATCTGATTCGGTGGCAGTCCCCTAGTGTGGCTGAAGGCCGAAGCGGCGGATCTGGGGCATGGTTGGTTGCGGCTGCTCCTCGTCCGAGTTGGTGGTGGTCTGGGCCACGTTCTCTCGGCAGTGCAGGTGGGGAGACCCATTGCAGCGCAGCTTCGACGGCAATTAGCTGTGGTGACAGCGGTGTGAGGCATCTCGGACAATGATGGCCGAAACCTGCAAGGTGTGGAGATGCGCGCCATTACGGATGAAAATCCTGCTCGGTTTTGTCCAAGCCGGCGGCGATGGCACCTGTGGGTGTCATTCCCCTCCCTGGAGGCGTTGTCGAGCTAGTGTGTCGTCATTCCCCTCGCTTCTTTGGTGTTGGCAGTTGTCTCCGGGCGAAAGCCTCGATTCGGTGTTGGATCGGTATGATGGTGTTGTCTTCAACGTCGTGCCTCTGTTGGAGCATCATGCTAGGAGACATGGAGTTCCTAGGTTGCGGTCCTCCGGTGTTCGTCGCTGCCCTGATCGTTCTTCTCTGACGCTATGTATGGTCGTCATTGGCGACTCCAACACGGTGTCTTCCCCGGGCTGTATCGATTTCTGCCATCCTCTCGCCACCTCCTAGGCTTCTAGGGGGATGGTGCGTCGACTTGAGATGCTTGGCGGGAGATGATGTTCTTTGGTGGTGATGACGTCGACAGAGACGCGGCTAGGTGCTTGATTTTGGGTAGGCCTTTTGTGTTGTAGCCGTATTGTAATGGGTGGCTGTCCTTGGACTAGCCGGATGTGGAGTTGTGCATGCTTGTTGTTCGCAACGAGTGGTAATCATCTTGTACTTGCAATTTTcttcttctataaagctaaggtacgcaatttgcgtactctcgaaaaaaaaagagcaaaactgTAACGAAAGATCATGTTGCAGAAAAATCTTAAGCAACCATAATAGGTACTTGGCAAGATTTAGTAAGATAACATTTTGAATTTTGAAGCATAGGAGAACGGGCATGAGTAAGTTGAATGCACAAGATCATAAAATTGCAATCTGTTTGCTCTCTTCTACTATGATATAAAGCTGGAAGAATTCATTGGGCAAAGAAACTAAAATCAATAGTAGAAGAGATGTATCATAGTAGTCAGCAATACATCCCTATTGCTGGGAGACAATGTATCATAGATGTATCATAGTAGTCAGCAATAGGGATATAAAGCTATGATATAAAGCCGGAAGAATTCATTGGGCAAAGAAACTAAAATCAAAACCATACTTGCATTTAGAATTTGTCTTTTTGCGAGAGTGTTATTCTCACATAGGGATGTATTGCCGACTGCAATAGGTAAATGATGTTCAGCACGGAAAACTTGACTCCCCTAAACTTTAAAATTTGAGAAATTAAAGTTACGAAAAACTTGACTCCCCCAAAACATTCAAATTTGAGGAACTAAAATTCTGCACCTAGTGCTTCCCTTAAACTTAACTCTCGATAGAGTTGGGCCCCATGTGCAAGCCTCATTTCCTCTCCCTTTCTCCAAATCCACTCTATTTCTCAGCCAACTATGACttgtaccgaaaaaggctttcgccccgttttatatataaagcaacgaccAACAACAATCCGGTACAAACGcacgccaccacaacacacgcacacacccgagGCAAGATACATAAGcgttgagcgcagcaacaccaccccaaGCACTACAAGAGCAACCGGGTCCTCGACCGTGAACACGTCAccgcgaagagatgaagccgcatatgacgaaccgtgggctccaaggcggtGCCAACTATGACTTCTGGCCAGTGGATGATGTGCATGAGATCGCTAGGACCTTCGATAGATGTTGTACCTAAGTGATTTGATAGAGTTCACTGAGCGCGATGTACCGAGTACGAGGAAGGTGTCGAGAAAGTCGTCCTCCACGGGCAACGGTTTGGCCATTTCTTCGTATGAATGAGTTCTCCTCCATTCTCCTGGTGGCACGATGGTGTGGTATGAGACGACCTGATTTGTCGAACTTGGCGATGACAACCAGCAACGGTGCTTTTAGGTGGTTGCGGGCTTCTTCTCATCGTTGGCTGCAAGTGGCAGGGGTGGCGGCCGACGGTGCTGGTTTTGTGTGGCTAGGCATCCATCTTCCGCGACCCCACACGAACCAGGGATAGAAACGAGAGAGGCAAAGCATCCAGCCCCACGGGCGAAGGTTGGCGCGATGGGTGGACGCCGCCGCAAGATGAGGCGGCAAGGCTAATAAGGTGGCGCTCGGAGAAACTGGCTGAGGAGGAGAGAGCGGTGGGAGGAGGGAGAGCTCAGTGAAAATGCATTTTAGTTGAAATTGTGGTTGAATTTGTCGAGTTTAGTTGTAATTTGTCCAGTTTAGCTGTAATATGAGGAAAATCCAGGTGTAAAACCGGCGAGACACGCTTTGACCCAGAACCAGAAGGGCGAGATCTGGACGCCCTCGGGAAGAAGCGACGCACATTCCCTTTCCCTGCGGTGAAAAGCAGCTCTCGCCGCACGCAGCCACGCACGGCGTGAGCTCAGCTCACTTCCATGTTCCATCTCATCTCGCCCCTCCCTTTCCACTATCTCCAGTAAGTTTCGGCCTCGCTTTCCTTCCCGACCCGACCCAGCTCGCAATCGCAAGCCACACGCATCGGGTTTCCCTCAGCGCAGCGATCTCACCTCCCTGACCCGCTCCCTCCTCCCGCGTCACGTGTCCTCACAGCTCACCCCGCCGGCGGCCGGCCGCAGCGGCGCGCCCCCGACCCCCGACCAGGCGGAGCGCGGCCAGGGCAGGCGAGATGGTCTTCGTCTGGCTCGCCGCCTTCTTCCTCGTCGTCACGCTCATCGTGCTCGTCATCTTCCAGGTGAGCGCCCCCCCGCCCCGCCTCGTCTCCGCTCGCGGTCGGCTCCCCTGGGCCCCGGCGCGATCTCGCCTTGTCGTCTGTTAGCCCCCTGGCGACTCTGCCGAGATTTTGGGAAGGGGTGGGCGGCGGATTCACGCCTTCTCCCAGCCGAATTCTCCGGCGATCCGGGGTTTGGAGAGGGGCTTCCTAACCCCGGATTGCGGATTTGGAGCTTCTGGTTGGCTCGCTGGATAGCGCAGGAGCGCCAGGGGATTGGGTGCTGCTGCGTGTCCTGCTGCTGGTGCTGGTTCCTGCGCGGTGTCTGCGTCCAGATCTCCACATGTTCGTCCTGCGTTAGCCTGCAGTAACCCAGAATTAACGCCCGGCAACCGTCGTTTCTAGTCTTGCAGCTCTGAAAATCTCAGTTTCAGTTCTGAAAATCGATTTCATTTGTTTTGTTGGTAGACGCAGTAGGTGCTCCGTTAGGTATTTAGCACACAGTATGTTCAGTAAAAAAAAAGAATTGATCTTTATAAGGTCGTACTGACGATTTTGTTGTGGTGCCGTTTGTTCACCAAATGTGCAATCAAGCTCTTGTCCCAGTTTGGTAGGGCTATACGAGTTCCACCCTCTATCCTGCTACTTGTTAGTCTATCATGATACCTCTAGAGATCAGATCAGGTAGTGGATGGTTATCAACTTAGAATATCTTTGCAGCTTGCTTGATGTGAAACATTCCGTGTTCAAGTGCCTGATCTTTGCCCTTAGATTGGGTGATGTATCTAGCTTTTCTACTGCCTTTTCCCAAACCTTCTCTTTTTGTCACTGTATACTTTTCCCGGCTCCATTTTCTGCCTTCCTTTATCTAGCTTTTGTTACTGTATCCTTTTGTTGGTTCTAGCTGCAACTTATTCTGTGCTTAGATGCGCCCTTCATGGGAGATGAACGTTTTCAGCAAACTAGTTTTGATTTTCTTGTAGGACAAAGGGAAAATCGTTGATATATATCTCCATTGATTTTGATTGCCGAGTTGTTTTGGCATTTAGTATTTCCTAATGTTCCTGATTAAACATAGAACCTGACTACTTTTGTTTCATGTGAAGTGGATCGTTCATCCTTGCTTATATTGCTTTAGGTGGAATCTGCATGGCTCATTACTCATGTTTAACGTTTTAATCAACAACATTCATAATAAGTAAGCTTGGCCAGAAAGTTATT is drawn from Triticum dicoccoides isolate Atlit2015 ecotype Zavitan chromosome 4A, WEW_v2.0, whole genome shotgun sequence and contains these coding sequences:
- the LOC119284069 gene encoding uncharacterized protein LOC119284069; translated protein: MDQFPDRHHVRLRSRALGGYLHAADDGESVVLRRSRASLNAAWAVHLRPNGGRGVHLLLHSAAYGRYLAANTAAPAPPGHRGSRAEQRDYDHPVVPDIMWEAVRAGSQGDVMLRTVGGHYLRANGRYRRWKNGVSVDGDYITTMARWAVERIPRREGAPALPPPIPIRVQGRLSGIIFGRQERDAWRTIRFFIENGFSQGLYPENGWHNFPFLGRSVFHLSEELSIRVRVLNGRPAPRLRHVVPSFGEADLPDGFDICVRAGRHGRLTPLVVDLPRGGDGETLEIIVALSGTQGFVHELY